In the Alphaproteobacteria bacterium genome, CGGTCCGACCATCCGCTCCATGCTCATCACGAGGCACATCGCCTTGCCGATGAAGTTGTGCGTGCCGGCCATGGTCCAGATCACGTGGTCTGGCCGCCTTGTTCGGAGAACACGAAGTCCGCGTTGCCGGTGCCCGCGAACGGCCGCGTGAAGTCCGTGCGCGTCGCGATGCGGTCATTCGGTTTGCTCTCCGTGATGGTCATCATGCCGGCGCCGACCTTGTCGTTGCCGTCCCATGTGAACGAGGCGCCCGGGCCGGATTGCGGCCCCGAGAATGTCACCTTGGCGTTCCGGTCGAGCTTCGCCCAGGGCGACCAGTCGTCCATTTCTTGAGATCATTCACGTGCGCGAACACGGCCGCTGCCGGCGCTGCGATCACGGTGGTGCGCGTGAGGCGATAGTCGTCGGGCTGGAACCACACCACGGTGGCGAACGCCGCGGCGAGCAGCACCAGGCCGATGAGAAGCCGTTTCAGGAAGCGCATTGGTTTCTCCCGCAAACGCGACAGCGATGGAAAGCAAGACACGGATAGGTCGGTCAAGCGGCAGATTGGGCGGCTTGCCCGCCCTACAGGACGATCCTGTGGGATGGAACTCCGCCCCACGCCCCGCGTTATCCAGGTTCGGGAGCCCTTCATGAACGAACACGTCAAGCGGCCGAGCCGGACCGAACGCAACGAGTTCGGTCTGAAGCTCACCGACCCCGAGCCGCTGCCCGGCATTCCGGCGGTCTGGCGGTTTGGCGCCATCCTTTCCACGCTGCTGATGGGCTTTCTGGCGCTGATCGCGGCGCTCTATTTCGGCCGCGCCGCGCTGCTGCCGGTAGTCGCCGCCCTCATCGTCGGCATTACGCTGAGCCCAGCCACCGAGTACGGCGCCCGGCTCGGCATCCCGGTCGCCGTGTCTGCCGTCGGACTGATTGTCGCGCTGATCGCGGTTATCGGAGCGTTGATCACGTTCTTCGCTACGCCGATCAGTGAATGGATCGCGCGTGCGCCCGAAATCGGCGTCGCGGTGCAGCAGAAGCTGCGGGTGTTCGATTACCCGCTCTCGGTGCTGCACGACATCAAGGCCGCCGTCATGCCGGGCGGGGCGGGCGGGCAGACCGTATCGGTCGAGTCGAACCCTGCCGAAATGGTCGGCACCGTCGTCGTCGCCGTCACGCCGGCGATCGGCCAGTTCGTCGTGTTCTTCGGCACGCTGGTCTTCTTTCTCATCACCAACGCACAGTTGCGGCGCAAGCTGATCGTCTCGTTCGGCTCGCGCGAGACGCGGCTGCGCATCATGCGCATCTGGAGCGACATCGAGGACAATCTCGCCGAGTATCTCGGGCTGGTCACGATGATCAATGTCGCGCTCGGCCTGATCACGATGATCGTGCTTTATTTCATCGGCTTCCCCAACCCGGTCACGTTCGGGCTGCTCACCATCGGGCTCAACTACGTGCCCTACATCGGGCCCGCGATTGTCGCGCTGGTGCTGCTGTCGGTCGGCCTCGTCGCCATGCCGACGCTCGCGATGGCGGCACTTGCGCCCGCGCTGTTCGTCGCGATCGCGACCGTCGAGGGCCACTTCATCACGCCAAGTCTCGTGGCCGCAGGCTGCCGCTGACGCTGCCGTTCCTGGTATTCCTCGCGCTGGTGTTCTGGACGTGGCTGTGGGGGCCGGTCGGCGCGTTCCTCGCGGTGCCGTTGCTGATCGTGTCGTTTGTGGTGCTCGGCCATCTGGTGCCGCGCGAGGAGATGAACTTGCCCGGCTAGACGCGGGAAGCCAGCGATTCACCACGGAACTTTCGCGATGGGGCGGCGTTTTCGCCTCCAGAGACAAAGGGATTCCTCATGGCCACCGCATCTCCCTCGGCCGCCAGGACGGGCGCGACCAACGGCACGACGACGGCCGATGTCGAACAGCAGCTCGAGACGATTCGAAACGACATTACGAAATTGACCCAACAGATGAGTGATCTCGTGGATCAGACAAAGGATACCGCAATGGCGCAAGTGAAAACCCAGGTCCGCCGCGCACAGGACGCGGCAAGTTCGGCACTTTCGGACGCGCAGGCGAGCGGCAAAGAGGCCGTCGACGCGTTCCGCGATGTCGCCGACACGTTCGGCGATGCGGTCGACGATTCGTTGAAGCGCCGGCCTTACGCGACGCTTGCTGTCGCGGCCGGCATCGGCTTCCTGTTCGGCGCGGCCCTGGCGGCGCTGATCCCCGAAGGGGACTCCATGTTCGAGAATTTGATTGCTCCGTGGCGGGCGAAATACCGCCTCGCGATCTCCGGCGCCGCCTGCTACGCGATCGCCGGTGTCGCTGGCGCGATTGCGTTCGCGTTTGGCCTCACCGCGC is a window encoding:
- a CDS encoding AI-2E family transporter produces the protein MNEHVKRPSRTERNEFGLKLTDPEPLPGIPAVWRFGAILSTLLMGFLALIAALYFGRAALLPVVAALIVGITLSPATEYGARLGIPVAVSAVGLIVALIAVIGALITFFATPISEWIARAPEIGVAVQQKLRVFDYPLSVLHDIKAAVMPGGAGGQTVSVESNPAEMVGTVVVAVTPAIGQFVVFFGTLVFFLITNAQLRRKLIVSFGSRETRLRIMRIWSDIEDNLAEYLGLVTMINVALGLITMIVLYFIGFPNPVTFGLLTIGLNYVPYIGPAIVALVLLSVGLVAMPTLAMAALAPALFVAIATVEGHFITPSLVAAGCR